The sequence TTATGGCGCTTTATGAGCTCATAACAGATTGGCCGAAAGCAGAGCGCCACCTAAGCAGCGCTTTGCAATTATGAATGAGGATTAGAAATCCATTAGCTCGGCTTCTTTCGCAGCCAATGCAGCATCAACTTTCTTGATAAAGGCATCAGTCAGCTTTTGTACTTCATCTTGAGAACGACGATCTTCGTCTTCACTGATCTCTTTATCTTTCAACAAAGCTTTCACTTTCTCGTTAGCATCGCGGCGCACGTTACGAATAGAAACACGGCCCTGCTCTGCTTCGGCGCGAACAACTTTGATCAGGTCTTTACGGCGCTCTTCAGTCAATGCTGGCAGTGGAACACGAATAACGGTGCCAGCAGAAGAGGGGTTCAGGCCCAAATCAGAGGTCATGATCGCTTTCTCAACTGCTGCACTCAGGCTGCGGTCAAAAACAGTCAACGCCAAAGTACGGGAGTCTTCAACAACGATGTTAGCCAACTGGCGCAGTGGTGTAGCAGTA comes from Yersinia bercovieri ATCC 43970 and encodes:
- the frr gene encoding ribosome recycling factor, whose product is MINEIRKDTEVRMEKCLEAFQNHISKIRTGRASPSILDGIQVEYYGTATPLRQLANIVVEDSRTLALTVFDRSLSAAVEKAIMTSDLGLNPSSAGTVIRVPLPALTEERRKDLIKVVRAEAEQGRVSIRNVRRDANEKVKALLKDKEISEDEDRRSQDEVQKLTDAFIKKVDAALAAKEAELMDF